A region of Lichenibacterium dinghuense DNA encodes the following proteins:
- the bchF gene encoding 2-vinyl bacteriochlorophyllide hydratase — protein sequence MRRGGTAKPLYTADERRRRDATPWTLVQGVLAPLQFGVLLVSLALVGRYLATGQGLWAATASVIAKTAALYAIMVTGSIWEKAVFGRYLFAPAFFWEDAVSMVVIALHTASVAMLLLHLGSPAAQFTVALLGYAAYAVNAAQFLLKLRAARRESPRPHVAQAGSLPPETPVEAAARIAPAGGLA from the coding sequence ATGCGGCGCGGCGGCACGGCGAAGCCCCTCTACACCGCGGACGAGCGCCGCCGCCGGGATGCCACGCCGTGGACGCTGGTGCAGGGCGTTCTGGCCCCGCTTCAGTTCGGCGTGCTGCTGGTGAGCCTCGCCCTGGTGGGCCGATACCTCGCCACGGGCCAGGGGCTGTGGGCCGCGACCGCCTCCGTCATCGCCAAGACCGCGGCGCTCTACGCCATCATGGTCACCGGCTCGATCTGGGAGAAGGCGGTGTTCGGCCGCTACCTGTTCGCCCCGGCCTTCTTCTGGGAGGACGCGGTCAGCATGGTGGTGATCGCACTCCACACCGCTTCGGTCGCGATGTTGCTGCTCCACCTCGGCAGCCCCGCCGCCCAGTTCACGGTCGCGCTCCTGGGCTACGCCGCCTACGCGGTCAACGCCGCGCAGTTCCTGCTGAAGCTGCGCGCGGCGCGGCGCGAGTCCCCGCGGCCGCACGTCGCCCAGGCCGGATCGCTCCCGCCCGAAACTCCGGTGGAAGCCGCGGCCCGCATCGCGCCCGCCGGGGGCCTCGCCTGA
- the ggt gene encoding gamma-glutamyltransferase, protein MRAFNPIDRSLAVGSNGMAATSHPLATLTAVETLKAGGNAMDAAIAAVAVQCVVEPAMTGLGGDCFALYAPRGGLPVALNGSGRAPAAATAEFFAERGLTAPAPTSPHAVTVPGCVDAWVRLNADHGTKPLEELLRPAIAIADEGFRVTPRVAFDWANNTARLEADPDARDHYLAGGRVPVEGDLFRMPALAETLRGIAREGRAGFYEGAVAEGIVAKLRSLGGLHAAEDFDAQRAEFVEPISTSFRGHDVFECPPNGQGLIALMMLRLAERLDLASQAEADRIHLLAEITKAAYLARDTYLADPRQVAVPVEALLSDAWVDSMAPRIDRERAAAPVFSDEVPHRDTVCLSVVDRDRNCVSFINSIFNSFGSGIYVPASGVLLHNRGLSFRFSPGHANSIAPGKRPLHTIIPGLVCRNGRAVMPFGVMGGQYQATGHVDFLSNVYGRGLDPQDASDTPRTFATEGVLQVEPTLRPEVVENLRARGHVIAVQTTPIGGCQSVMIDEARGALFGGSDHRKDGIALGY, encoded by the coding sequence ATGCGCGCCTTCAACCCGATCGACCGCTCCCTCGCCGTCGGCTCCAACGGCATGGCGGCGACCTCGCACCCGCTCGCGACCCTCACGGCGGTCGAGACCCTCAAGGCCGGCGGCAACGCCATGGACGCCGCCATCGCGGCCGTGGCGGTCCAGTGCGTGGTCGAGCCCGCCATGACGGGGCTCGGCGGCGACTGCTTCGCGCTCTACGCGCCGCGCGGCGGCCTGCCCGTGGCGCTGAACGGCTCGGGCCGCGCGCCGGCCGCCGCGACGGCCGAGTTTTTCGCCGAGCGCGGCCTGACCGCACCCGCGCCGACTTCGCCCCACGCCGTGACGGTGCCGGGCTGCGTCGACGCCTGGGTCAGGCTCAACGCCGACCACGGCACGAAGCCGCTGGAGGAGCTGCTGCGCCCCGCCATCGCCATCGCGGACGAGGGTTTCCGGGTGACGCCGCGCGTCGCCTTCGACTGGGCCAACAACACGGCCCGGCTCGAAGCCGACCCCGACGCCCGCGACCACTATCTCGCGGGCGGGCGCGTGCCGGTCGAGGGCGACCTGTTCCGCATGCCGGCGCTGGCCGAGACGCTGCGCGGCATCGCGCGGGAGGGCCGCGCCGGCTTCTACGAGGGCGCGGTCGCGGAGGGGATCGTCGCCAAGCTCAGGAGCCTCGGCGGGCTTCACGCGGCGGAGGACTTCGACGCGCAGCGTGCGGAGTTCGTCGAGCCGATCTCGACCAGCTTCCGCGGCCACGACGTCTTCGAGTGCCCCCCGAACGGCCAGGGGCTGATCGCGCTGATGATGCTGCGCCTGGCGGAGCGGCTCGACCTCGCGTCCCAGGCCGAGGCGGACCGCATCCACCTCCTCGCCGAGATCACCAAGGCGGCCTACCTCGCCCGCGACACCTACCTCGCCGACCCGCGCCAAGTGGCGGTGCCGGTCGAGGCGCTGCTGTCCGACGCCTGGGTCGACAGCATGGCCCCGCGCATCGACCGCGAGCGCGCGGCGGCGCCGGTCTTCTCCGACGAGGTGCCGCACCGCGACACGGTGTGCCTGTCCGTGGTGGACCGCGACCGCAACTGCGTGTCCTTCATCAACTCGATCTTCAACAGCTTCGGCAGCGGCATCTACGTGCCGGCGAGCGGGGTGCTGCTGCACAACCGCGGCCTGTCGTTCCGCTTCTCGCCCGGCCACGCCAACTCGATCGCGCCGGGCAAGCGGCCGCTGCACACGATCATCCCCGGCCTGGTGTGCCGAAACGGCCGCGCGGTGATGCCCTTCGGCGTGATGGGCGGCCAGTACCAGGCGACCGGCCACGTCGACTTCCTCAGCAACGTCTACGGCCGCGGCCTCGACCCGCAGGACGCCAGCGACACGCCGCGCACCTTCGCGACCGAGGGCGTGCTGCAGGTGGAGCCGACGCTGCGCCCCGAGGTCGTCGAGAACCTGCGCGCCCGCGGCCACGTCATCGCGGTGCAGACGACGCCGATCGGCGGCTGCCAATCCGTGATGATCGACGAGGCCCGCGGCGCGCTGTTCGGTGGCTCGGACCACCGCAAGGACGGGATCGCGCTGGGGTATTGA
- a CDS encoding geranylgeranyl diphosphate reductase: MTAQSEIFDCVVVGGGPSGATAADDLARAGRTVALLDRAGRIKPCGGAIPPRCIADFAIPPDLLVARIRSARMVSPKRRDVDMPIDGGFVGMVDREHFDEWLRERAARSGASRLAGTFEDLARDPDGTAVIRYRPKGAPSGTVAEVRARSVIGADGARSALAKAEVKGGDSVKCVFAYHEIVRSPAPAADDSFDPARCDVHYRGVVSPDFYGWIFPHGDTTSVGTGSARKGFALRDAVGRLRADVGLGGAETLRREGAPIPMKPLKRWDNGRDLVLAGDAAGVVAPASGEGIYYAMLGGRLAADAVAEFLETGRSKALAGARRRFMKEHGQVFFILGLMQAVWYRSDGMRERFVKLCRDPDVQRLTWDSYMNKRIKRSDPMAHLRVFFKDMAHLLRLATP, translated from the coding sequence ATGACAGCACAGAGCGAGATCTTCGACTGCGTGGTGGTGGGCGGCGGCCCTTCGGGCGCCACCGCGGCCGACGACCTCGCGCGGGCCGGCCGCACTGTCGCGCTGCTTGACCGCGCGGGCCGCATCAAGCCCTGCGGGGGCGCCATCCCGCCCCGCTGCATCGCCGATTTCGCGATCCCGCCCGACCTCCTGGTCGCGCGCATCCGCTCGGCCCGCATGGTGTCGCCCAAGCGCCGCGACGTCGACATGCCGATCGACGGCGGCTTCGTCGGCATGGTCGACCGCGAGCACTTTGACGAGTGGCTGCGCGAGCGCGCCGCGCGCTCCGGCGCCAGCCGCCTCGCCGGCACCTTCGAGGACCTCGCCCGCGACCCCGACGGGACCGCCGTGATCCGCTACCGGCCGAAGGGCGCACCCTCCGGCACGGTCGCGGAAGTCCGCGCCCGCTCGGTCATCGGCGCCGACGGGGCCCGCTCGGCCCTGGCCAAGGCGGAGGTGAAGGGCGGCGACAGCGTCAAATGCGTCTTCGCCTACCACGAGATCGTGCGCTCGCCGGCGCCCGCGGCGGACGACAGCTTCGACCCCGCGCGCTGCGACGTGCACTATCGCGGCGTGGTGTCGCCGGACTTCTACGGCTGGATCTTCCCGCACGGCGACACGACCAGCGTCGGCACCGGCAGCGCCCGCAAGGGCTTCGCGTTGCGCGACGCCGTGGGGCGCCTGCGCGCCGACGTGGGCCTCGGCGGGGCCGAGACGCTGCGGCGCGAGGGCGCCCCCATCCCGATGAAGCCGCTCAAGCGCTGGGACAACGGGCGCGACCTCGTGCTGGCGGGGGACGCCGCGGGCGTGGTGGCGCCGGCCTCGGGCGAGGGCATCTACTACGCCATGCTGGGCGGCCGCCTCGCCGCCGACGCCGTGGCCGAGTTCCTGGAGACCGGCCGCTCCAAGGCCCTGGCGGGCGCCCGCCGCAGGTTCATGAAGGAGCACGGCCAGGTCTTCTTCATCCTCGGCCTCATGCAGGCCGTCTGGTACCGCAGCGACGGCATGCGCGAGCGCTTCGTCAAGCTGTGCCGCGACCCGGACGTGCAGCGCCTGACCTGGGACAGCTACATGAACAAGCGCATCAAGCGCTCCGACCCGATGGCCCACCTGCGCGTGTTCTTCAAGGACATGGCCCACCTGCTCAGGCTCGCGACGCCCTGA
- a CDS encoding cobalamin B12-binding domain-containing protein, with product MDHADWRRDLRRTILSRVVPRLSESVRDVGGAATADDVAPPQVAAFSDMVLAVAVPGLLAHVDALRAGGLTVDAVVLNLLSPAARRLGDLWLDDKLSFLDVTAGLGRLQGVMRALGPDFGARAPDRSGARRILLAPVPGEQHVFGLSVVAAFFRRAGWSVTFEPRIAFDDLLTLVRCERFTAVGLSVAGDRFLAALPAQVEALRRASLARDVALLAGGPAFLLDPDLHRRTGFDAVARDAADAVQKAEALSGQTDADGAAVRPV from the coding sequence GTGGATCACGCCGACTGGCGGCGCGACCTGCGCCGGACCATCCTGAGCCGGGTGGTGCCGCGCCTGTCCGAGAGCGTCCGGGATGTCGGCGGTGCCGCGACGGCGGACGATGTGGCGCCGCCGCAGGTAGCCGCCTTCTCCGACATGGTGCTGGCCGTGGCCGTGCCGGGCCTCCTCGCGCACGTCGACGCCCTGCGGGCCGGGGGCCTGACGGTCGATGCCGTGGTGCTGAACCTCCTGTCGCCCGCGGCGCGCCGGCTCGGCGACCTGTGGCTCGACGACAAGCTGAGCTTTCTCGACGTCACGGCCGGCCTCGGCCGCCTGCAGGGCGTGATGCGGGCGCTCGGCCCCGACTTCGGCGCCCGCGCGCCCGACAGGTCGGGGGCCAGGCGGATTCTGCTGGCCCCCGTGCCGGGCGAGCAGCACGTCTTCGGCCTGTCCGTGGTGGCCGCCTTCTTCCGCCGCGCCGGCTGGAGCGTCACCTTCGAGCCGCGCATCGCCTTCGACGACCTCCTCACCCTGGTCCGGTGCGAGCGCTTCACCGCGGTCGGCCTGTCGGTCGCCGGCGACAGGTTCCTGGCCGCGCTGCCCGCCCAGGTCGAGGCGCTGCGCCGCGCCTCGCTCGCGCGGGACGTGGCGCTGCTGGCCGGCGGCCCGGCCTTCCTGCTCGATCCCGACCTGCACCGGCGCACGGGCTTCGACGCCGTCGCGCGCGACGCCGCCGATGCCGTGCAGAAGGCGGAGGCGCTTTCGGGGCAGACTGACGCGGATGGGGCAGCGGTCCGGCCGGTTTGA
- the ppsR gene encoding transcriptional regulator PpsR, protein MDELGTETFSQLVTASSDVALVLDAGGVVRDVSVGDPDLGARIGRSWVGRPLIDTVTVESRGKASALLATAAGDGLAWHEINHGFEGGDDLPVRYVAVRLPKDGQLVVLGRDLRGLARLQQQLVDINLTVERDYALYRSAETQFRLMFQTSTEAMLIADAGSRRIAEVNPAGEDMLHRVARRIVGSTLDELFHDENANAVADCAAAARALGQSSCANLRLRLTSAEVSMAAWLLRGGGPSQLLLRLSPGGAAQDGTSALGDAWGALSHLPEAMVTATGDLDIIEANEAFLDLVDVATANQIRSESLARFVGRHGVDMNVLTSRLQDHGAIRRYATVLRGQYGAVRDVELTAAVSDRDEKRVYAFLFRPVVAERPVLGDARRPLRPVSEMTDLVGRVPLRDIVREATDIIEELCIEAALAVTQDNRASAAEMLGLSRQSLYSKLRRYGLGDLPSDTTNGT, encoded by the coding sequence TTGGACGAGCTCGGGACCGAAACTTTCTCGCAGCTCGTCACCGCGAGCAGCGACGTCGCGCTCGTGCTGGACGCGGGCGGGGTGGTGCGCGACGTGTCGGTGGGAGACCCCGACCTCGGAGCCCGCATCGGCCGGAGCTGGGTGGGCCGGCCGCTGATCGACACCGTGACGGTCGAGAGCCGGGGCAAGGCGTCGGCGCTCCTGGCTACCGCGGCCGGCGACGGCCTCGCGTGGCACGAGATCAACCACGGCTTCGAAGGAGGCGATGACCTGCCCGTGCGCTACGTGGCCGTGCGCCTGCCCAAGGACGGCCAGCTCGTCGTGCTCGGGCGCGACCTGCGCGGGCTCGCCCGGCTGCAGCAGCAGCTCGTCGACATCAACCTCACGGTCGAGCGCGACTACGCGCTCTACCGCAGCGCCGAAACCCAGTTCCGGCTGATGTTCCAGACCTCCACCGAGGCCATGCTGATCGCCGACGCCGGGAGCCGCCGGATCGCGGAGGTCAACCCGGCCGGCGAGGACATGCTCCACCGCGTGGCGCGCCGCATCGTGGGCTCGACCCTGGACGAGCTGTTCCACGACGAGAACGCCAACGCCGTGGCGGACTGCGCCGCGGCGGCGCGCGCCCTGGGCCAGTCGTCCTGCGCGAACCTCCGGCTGCGGCTGACCTCGGCCGAGGTGTCGATGGCGGCTTGGCTGCTGCGCGGCGGCGGCCCCTCGCAGCTTCTGCTGCGCCTCTCCCCCGGCGGGGCGGCCCAGGACGGCACCTCCGCGCTCGGCGACGCCTGGGGGGCGCTCAGCCACCTGCCGGAAGCCATGGTGACCGCCACCGGCGACCTCGACATCATCGAGGCAAACGAGGCCTTCCTCGACCTCGTCGACGTCGCCACCGCCAACCAGATCCGCTCCGAGTCGCTGGCGCGCTTCGTCGGGCGCCACGGCGTCGACATGAACGTGCTGACGTCGCGGCTTCAGGACCACGGCGCCATCCGCCGCTACGCGACGGTGCTGCGCGGCCAGTACGGGGCCGTGCGCGACGTCGAGCTCACCGCGGCCGTCTCGGACCGCGACGAGAAGCGCGTCTACGCCTTTCTGTTCCGGCCCGTGGTGGCGGAACGCCCCGTGCTGGGCGACGCACGCCGGCCGCTGCGGCCCGTGAGCGAGATGACGGACCTCGTCGGCCGGGTGCCGCTGCGCGACATCGTGCGCGAGGCCACCGACATCATCGAGGAGCTGTGCATCGAGGCCGCCCTCGCCGTGACGCAGGACAACCGCGCTTCCGCGGCCGAGATGCTGGGGCTGAGCCGCCAGAGCCTGTATTCCAAGCTCCGCCGCTACGGCCTCGGGGACCTGCCGTCGGACACCACGAACGGCACGTGA
- the chlG gene encoding chlorophyll synthase ChlG translates to MRDHSVLAPAAVDRPTPAAVLELLKPITWFPPMWAFGCGLVSGGLTLPSQIGLMLGGVVLAGPLLCGASQAVNDWFDRHVDAVNEPNRPIPSGRVPGHWGLAIAVVASALSLAVAAAFGRWVLVPAALGTALSWAYSAPPLRLKANGWLGNAAVALSYEGLAWLAGAAVVAGTAPDGRVLALALLYSLGAHGIMTLNDFKSVEGDRRMGVRSLPVQLGVRNAARVACAAMALPQVAVALLLLEWGRAPYALAIAALTAAQLALMPRFLRDPRGEAPRYNASGTGLSVLGMLVAAFAVRGLVIG, encoded by the coding sequence ATGCGAGACCACTCCGTCCTGGCCCCCGCCGCCGTCGACCGTCCGACCCCGGCGGCAGTGCTGGAACTGCTGAAGCCGATCACTTGGTTTCCGCCGATGTGGGCCTTCGGCTGCGGCCTCGTCTCGGGCGGCCTCACCCTGCCGTCGCAGATCGGGCTGATGTTGGGCGGCGTGGTGCTGGCGGGCCCGCTGCTCTGCGGCGCCAGCCAGGCCGTCAACGACTGGTTCGACCGGCACGTCGACGCCGTCAACGAGCCGAACCGCCCCATCCCCTCGGGCCGCGTGCCCGGCCACTGGGGTCTCGCCATCGCGGTGGTCGCCTCGGCGCTGTCGCTGGCGGTCGCCGCCGCCTTCGGCCGCTGGGTGCTCGTGCCGGCGGCCCTCGGCACGGCCCTGTCCTGGGCCTACAGCGCCCCGCCGCTGCGGCTCAAGGCCAATGGGTGGCTCGGCAACGCCGCCGTGGCTCTGTCCTACGAGGGGCTGGCCTGGTTGGCGGGCGCCGCCGTCGTGGCCGGCACGGCCCCGGACGGCCGGGTGCTCGCGCTGGCGCTGCTCTACAGCCTCGGCGCCCACGGCATCATGACGCTGAACGACTTCAAGTCCGTCGAGGGCGACCGCCGCATGGGTGTGCGGTCGCTGCCCGTGCAGCTCGGCGTCCGGAACGCCGCGCGCGTCGCCTGCGCCGCCATGGCGCTGCCGCAGGTCGCGGTCGCGCTGCTGTTGCTCGAATGGGGCCGCGCGCCCTACGCCCTGGCGATCGCGGCCCTCACCGCCGCGCAGCTCGCCCTGATGCCGCGCTTCCTGCGTGACCCGCGCGGCGAGGCTCCCCGCTACAACGCGTCCGGCACCGGCTTGTCCGTGCTCGGCATGCTGGTCGCCGCCTTCGCGGTGCGCGGCCTGGTGATCGGATGA
- a CDS encoding BCD family MFS transporter: MSAARHLGWFGVARLGLVQASLGAVVVMTTTTLNRVMVVELALPAVVPGALVAAHYAVQALRPRWGHGSDGTGRRTPWILGGMAALSAGGAGAAAGVALIPAAPALGLLAAALGYLLVGLGVGSAGTALLTLAATRVAPERRAAAAAVIWIMMIAGFAVTAGTAGAFLEPFSMVRLVRVVGTVCALVLPLSALALLGLEGRGVPMPRGPAPARVAFRPALRQVWAEAPVRRFTLFVFASMLAYGSQDLVLDPFAGRVLGLTPGETTKLSGLQHGGALAGMLAVAALGALWGRRRPGFLRGCAVAGCAISAAVLCGLAAAGAIPGFPLRPALGLLGFGNGTFAVAAVGSMMTLAGRGAPDRAGLRMGVWGAAQALAFGAGAVLGPGLVEGGTALTGAPAPAYAAVFLVQALLFLLSARLVASAAPAGAGADAGEAALVPVSA; this comes from the coding sequence ATGAGCGCCGCCCGCCACCTCGGCTGGTTCGGCGTCGCCCGGCTCGGGCTGGTGCAGGCCTCGCTCGGCGCGGTCGTGGTGATGACCACCACGACGCTGAACCGCGTCATGGTGGTCGAGCTCGCCCTGCCGGCCGTGGTGCCCGGCGCGCTCGTGGCCGCGCACTACGCCGTGCAGGCGCTGCGGCCCCGCTGGGGGCACGGCTCCGACGGCACCGGCCGCCGCACGCCCTGGATCCTCGGCGGCATGGCGGCGCTGTCGGCCGGCGGTGCGGGGGCCGCGGCCGGCGTGGCGCTGATCCCGGCCGCGCCCGCGCTCGGTCTCCTCGCCGCGGCGCTGGGCTATCTTCTGGTCGGGCTCGGCGTCGGCAGCGCCGGCACCGCGCTGCTGACCCTGGCGGCCACGCGGGTCGCGCCGGAGCGCCGCGCCGCTGCGGCCGCGGTGATCTGGATCATGATGATCGCCGGCTTCGCGGTCACGGCCGGCACGGCCGGCGCCTTCCTCGAACCCTTCTCGATGGTGCGCCTCGTGCGGGTCGTGGGGACCGTCTGCGCGCTCGTGCTGCCGCTGAGCGCCCTGGCGCTGCTCGGCCTCGAAGGCCGGGGCGTCCCGATGCCGCGCGGGCCCGCGCCGGCGCGCGTCGCCTTCCGGCCCGCGCTGCGGCAGGTCTGGGCCGAGGCGCCCGTGCGGCGCTTCACGCTCTTCGTCTTCGCGTCCATGCTGGCCTACGGCTCGCAGGACCTCGTGCTCGACCCCTTCGCGGGCCGGGTGCTCGGCCTGACGCCGGGCGAAACCACGAAGCTGTCCGGCCTCCAGCACGGGGGCGCCCTCGCCGGCATGCTGGCCGTGGCGGCGCTCGGCGCGCTCTGGGGCCGGCGTCGCCCCGGGTTCCTGCGCGGCTGCGCGGTGGCGGGCTGCGCGATCTCGGCCGCCGTTCTGTGCGGGCTCGCGGCGGCCGGCGCGATCCCCGGCTTCCCGTTGCGCCCCGCCCTGGGACTGCTCGGCTTCGGCAACGGCACCTTCGCGGTGGCGGCCGTGGGGTCCATGATGACCCTCGCGGGCCGCGGCGCGCCCGATCGCGCCGGCCTGCGCATGGGCGTGTGGGGCGCCGCGCAGGCGCTGGCCTTCGGCGCGGGTGCCGTGCTCGGGCCCGGCCTCGTCGAGGGCGGCACGGCGCTGACAGGCGCGCCGGCGCCCGCCTACGCGGCCGTGTTCCTCGTCCAGGCCCTCCTGTTCCTCCTGTCCGCGCGCCTCGTCGCGTCGGCGGCGCCGGCCGGCGCCGGCGCTGACGCGGGCGAAGCGGCGCTCGTCCCGGTGTCGGCATGA
- a CDS encoding aminopeptidase P family protein → MFEARFQSFDESADPSQGPARLAALRAELKRRGLDGFVVPRADEHQNEYVPPAAERLAWLTGFTGSAGIAAVLMDEAAVFVDGRYTVQVRGQVDTGAFAPEPWLDHPPEAWLGERLQVGQSIGFDPWLHTPAQVERLRRAVEGAGATLVPVDGNPVDAVWPDRPAMPRGAVTLHPEHLAGRDRAAKVAAVAGELGEGETLLVSDPHAVAWLFNMRGADVNHTPLPMSYALVPKAGRPILWLDGAKLSNSVRDALEEVAEVADPTGLVAALELLGREGRSLRFDAATVPHRLVEALKAAGGRAEVGADPIALMKATKSEAERQGSRDAHRRDAAAFARFLHWFEREAPKGGLTEISCAEALESFRRDTGALKDVSFPSIAGFGPHAAIPHYRVTRSSNLAVGPGVFLIDSGGQYEDGTTDITRTLCVGEPEPAFVDGFTRVLKGHIAIARAVFPPGTTGAQLDPFARAALWRAGLDFDHGTGHGVGSYLSVHEGPQRIAKTGTTPLAEGMILSNEPGLYRAGQWGIRIENLILVERRPIPGGERPMLGFETLTFAPIQRNLIALDLLDRDEEAWIDDYHARVRDVVGPAVDPEVHAWLDAATRPLREG, encoded by the coding sequence ATGTTCGAAGCCCGGTTCCAGTCCTTCGACGAGAGCGCCGACCCGAGCCAGGGCCCGGCGCGGCTCGCCGCCCTGCGGGCCGAGCTGAAGCGCCGCGGCCTCGACGGCTTCGTGGTGCCGCGCGCCGACGAACACCAGAACGAATACGTGCCGCCCGCCGCCGAGCGCCTCGCCTGGCTCACCGGCTTCACCGGCTCGGCCGGCATCGCCGCCGTGCTGATGGACGAGGCCGCGGTCTTCGTCGACGGGCGCTACACCGTGCAGGTGCGCGGGCAGGTCGACACGGGCGCCTTCGCGCCCGAGCCCTGGCTCGACCACCCGCCCGAGGCCTGGCTCGGCGAGCGGCTGCAAGTGGGGCAGTCGATCGGCTTCGATCCGTGGCTCCACACGCCGGCGCAGGTCGAGCGCCTGAGGCGCGCCGTGGAGGGCGCCGGCGCGACCCTCGTGCCGGTGGACGGCAACCCGGTCGACGCCGTCTGGCCAGACCGTCCCGCCATGCCGCGGGGCGCCGTGACGCTCCACCCGGAGCACCTCGCGGGCCGGGACCGCGCCGCCAAGGTCGCGGCCGTGGCGGGCGAGCTCGGCGAGGGCGAGACGCTGCTGGTCAGCGATCCACACGCAGTCGCCTGGCTGTTCAACATGCGCGGCGCCGACGTGAACCACACGCCGCTGCCGATGAGCTACGCGCTGGTGCCGAAGGCGGGGCGGCCGATCCTCTGGCTCGACGGCGCCAAGCTGTCCAACAGCGTGCGCGACGCGCTGGAGGAGGTCGCAGAAGTCGCGGACCCGACCGGCCTCGTCGCCGCCCTGGAACTGCTCGGGCGGGAAGGGCGGAGCCTGCGTTTCGACGCCGCCACCGTGCCGCACCGCCTCGTCGAGGCGCTGAAGGCGGCGGGGGGGCGGGCGGAGGTCGGCGCCGACCCGATCGCGCTGATGAAGGCGACGAAGAGCGAGGCCGAGCGCCAGGGCTCGCGCGACGCGCACCGCCGCGACGCCGCCGCCTTCGCGCGCTTCCTGCACTGGTTCGAGCGGGAGGCGCCGAAGGGCGGCCTCACCGAGATCTCCTGCGCCGAGGCGCTGGAAAGCTTCCGCCGCGACACCGGCGCGCTGAAGGACGTGTCCTTCCCCTCCATCGCGGGCTTCGGCCCGCACGCCGCCATCCCGCACTACCGGGTCACGCGGTCGTCGAACCTCGCCGTCGGGCCCGGCGTGTTCCTGATCGACAGCGGCGGGCAGTACGAGGACGGCACCACCGACATCACCCGCACGCTCTGCGTGGGCGAGCCCGAGCCCGCCTTCGTGGACGGCTTCACCCGCGTGCTCAAGGGTCACATCGCCATCGCGCGGGCGGTCTTCCCGCCCGGCACCACGGGCGCGCAGCTCGACCCCTTCGCCCGCGCCGCGCTCTGGCGCGCGGGCCTCGACTTCGACCACGGCACCGGGCACGGCGTGGGCTCGTACCTGTCGGTCCACGAGGGGCCGCAGCGCATCGCCAAGACGGGCACGACCCCGCTGGCCGAGGGCATGATCCTGTCGAACGAGCCGGGGCTCTACCGCGCGGGCCAGTGGGGCATCCGCATCGAGAACCTCATCCTGGTCGAGCGCCGCCCGATCCCCGGCGGCGAGCGCCCCATGCTGGGCTTCGAAACCCTGACCTTCGCGCCGATCCAGCGGAACCTGATCGCGCTCGACCTGCTCGACCGCGACGAGGAGGCCTGGATCGACGACTATCACGCGCGGGTGCGGGACGTGGTGGGACCGGCGGTCGACCCCGAGGTCCATGCCTGGCTCGACGCGGCGACGCGGCCGTTGCGGGAAGGGTGA